One genomic region from Pseudomonas sp. R5-89-07 encodes:
- a CDS encoding glycine betaine/L-proline ABC transporter ATP-binding protein: MTSVSKIEVKNVFKIFGNRSKEALALIGQGKTKDQVLAETGCVVGVNDLSLSIGTGEIFVIMGLSGSGKSTLVRHFNRLIDPTSGAILVDGEDILQLDMEALRQFRRHKISMVFQSFGLLPHKSVLDNVAYGLKVRGETKQVCAERALHWIETVGLKGYENKYPHQLSGGMRQRVGLARALAADTDIILMDEAFSALDPLIRAEMQDQLLELQKTLHKTIVFITHDLDEAVRIGNRIAILKDGRLIQVGTPREILHSPADEYVDRFVQRRAAVV; this comes from the coding sequence ATGACTAGCGTCAGCAAAATCGAAGTCAAAAACGTGTTCAAGATCTTCGGCAACCGTTCGAAGGAAGCACTGGCACTGATTGGCCAGGGCAAGACCAAGGACCAGGTGCTGGCCGAGACCGGTTGTGTGGTGGGCGTGAACGACTTGTCGCTGAGCATCGGCACCGGTGAGATTTTCGTAATCATGGGCCTGTCGGGCTCCGGCAAATCCACTTTGGTGCGTCACTTCAACCGCCTGATCGACCCCACCAGCGGGGCGATCCTGGTTGACGGTGAAGACATCCTGCAACTGGACATGGAAGCCCTGCGCCAATTCCGTCGCCACAAGATCAGCATGGTGTTCCAGAGCTTCGGCCTGCTGCCCCACAAGAGCGTGCTCGACAACGTCGCCTACGGTCTGAAGGTGCGCGGGGAAACCAAGCAGGTTTGCGCCGAGCGTGCCCTGCATTGGATCGAAACCGTGGGCCTGAAGGGCTATGAAAACAAATACCCGCACCAGCTCTCCGGCGGCATGCGTCAACGCGTCGGCCTGGCCCGTGCATTGGCGGCGGACACCGACATCATCCTGATGGACGAAGCGTTCAGCGCCCTCGACCCGCTGATTCGCGCCGAGATGCAGGACCAGTTGCTCGAGCTGCAAAAGACCCTGCACAAGACCATCGTGTTCATTACCCATGACCTCGACGAGGCGGTGCGCATTGGTAACCGCATTGCGATCCTCAAGGACGGCAGGCTGATTCAGGTCGGTACGCCGCGCGAAATTCTGCATTCGCCGGCGGATGAGTACGTGGACCGGTTCGTTCAGCGGCGGGCGGCGGTGGTCTGA
- the hutU gene encoding urocanate hydratase, translating into MTKPTKYRDVEIRAARGNKLTAKSWLTEAPLRMLMNNLDPQVAENPKELVVYGGIGRAARNWECYDQIVESLTHLNDDETLLVQSGKPVGVFKTHSNAPRVLIANSNLVPHWASWEHFNELDAKGLAMYGQMTAGSWIYIGSQGIVQGTYETFVEAGRQHYNSDLTGRWVLTAGLGGMGGAQPLAATLAGACSLNIECQQVSIDFRLNSRYVDEQATDLDDALARIAKYTKEGKAISIALLGNAAEILPELIKRGVRPDMVTDQTSAHDPLNGYLPAGWTWDEYRARAKTEPAAVIKAAKQSMAVHVKAMLEFQKQGIPTFDYGNNIRQMAQEEGVENAFDFPGFVPAYIRPLFCRGIGPFRWAALSGDPQDIYKTDAKVKELIPDDAHLHNWLDMARERISFQGLPARICWVGLGQRAKLGLAFNEMVRSGELSAPVVIGRDHLDSGSVASPNRETEAMQDGSDAVSDWPLLNALLNTASGATWVSLHHGGGVGMGFSQHSGMVIVCDGTDEAAERIARVLHNDPATGVMRHADAGYQIAIDCAKEQGLNLPMIK; encoded by the coding sequence GTGACCAAGCCTACAAAATACCGTGACGTCGAAATCCGCGCCGCCCGCGGTAACAAGCTCACCGCCAAAAGCTGGCTGACTGAAGCACCGCTGCGCATGTTGATGAACAACCTCGACCCGCAAGTGGCCGAGAACCCGAAAGAGCTGGTGGTGTACGGCGGTATCGGCCGTGCCGCGCGCAACTGGGAGTGCTACGACCAGATCGTCGAGAGCCTCACCCATCTGAACGACGATGAAACCCTGCTGGTGCAATCCGGCAAGCCGGTGGGCGTGTTCAAGACTCACAGCAACGCGCCGCGCGTGCTGATCGCCAACTCCAACCTGGTGCCGCACTGGGCCAGTTGGGAACACTTCAACGAGCTGGATGCCAAGGGCCTGGCCATGTACGGCCAGATGACCGCCGGGAGCTGGATCTACATCGGCAGCCAAGGCATCGTCCAGGGTACTTACGAAACCTTCGTCGAAGCTGGTCGTCAGCATTACAACAGCGACCTCACTGGCCGCTGGGTGCTCACCGCAGGCCTGGGCGGCATGGGTGGCGCGCAGCCGCTGGCCGCAACCCTGGCGGGTGCTTGCTCGCTGAACATCGAATGCCAGCAGGTCAGCATCGACTTCCGCCTGAACAGCCGCTATGTCGACGAACAGGCCACCGACCTCGATGACGCCCTGGCGCGTATCGCCAAGTACACCAAGGAAGGCAAGGCGATCTCCATCGCGCTGCTGGGTAACGCGGCCGAAATCCTGCCGGAGCTGATCAAGCGTGGCGTGCGCCCGGACATGGTCACCGACCAGACCAGCGCCCACGACCCGCTCAACGGTTACCTGCCGGCCGGCTGGACCTGGGACGAATACCGCGCCCGCGCCAAGACCGAACCTGCCGCCGTGATCAAGGCCGCCAAGCAGTCGATGGCCGTGCACGTCAAAGCCATGCTGGAATTCCAGAAGCAAGGCATCCCGACCTTCGACTACGGTAACAACATCCGCCAGATGGCCCAGGAAGAAGGCGTGGAAAACGCGTTCGATTTCCCTGGCTTCGTACCGGCCTACATCCGCCCGCTGTTCTGCCGTGGCATCGGCCCGTTCCGCTGGGCTGCGCTGTCGGGCGACCCGCAAGACATCTACAAGACCGACGCCAAAGTCAAAGAGCTGATCCCCGACGACGCCCACCTGCACAACTGGCTGGACATGGCGCGCGAGCGCATCAGTTTCCAGGGCTTGCCGGCACGTATCTGCTGGGTGGGCCTGGGCCAGCGCGCCAAGCTCGGCCTGGCGTTCAACGAAATGGTGCGCAGTGGCGAGCTGTCCGCCCCGGTGGTTATTGGCCGCGATCACCTCGATTCCGGCTCGGTAGCCAGCCCGAACCGTGAAACCGAAGCCATGCAGGACGGCTCCGACGCCGTGTCCGACTGGCCGCTGCTCAACGCCTTGCTCAACACCGCGAGCGGCGCGACCTGGGTCTCGCTGCACCACGGCGGCGGCGTGGGCATGGGCTTCTCCCAGCACTCGGGCATGGTGATCGTGTGTGACGGCACCGACGAAGCAGCCGAGCGCATTGCGCGGGTGCTGCACAACGACCCGGCGACCGGGGTGATGCGCCATGCGGATGCCGGTTACCAGATCGCTATCGATTGCGCCAAGGAGCAGGGCCTCAACCTGCCAATGATCAAGTAA
- a CDS encoding ABC transporter substrate-binding protein → MKMHKTLLTPLLCAGLLASAGAQAAGWCESGKPVKFAGLNWESGMLLTDILQTVLEKGYDCKTDSLPGNSITMENALSSNDIQVFAEEWVGRSEVWNKAEKAGKVVGVGAPVVGAVEGWYVPRYVIEGDAKRKLEAKAADLKNIADLAKYASVFKDQEEPSKGRFYNCPAGWTCELDNSEMLKSYGLESTYTNFRPGTGPALDAAVLSSYKRGEPILFYYWSPTPLMGQVDLVKLEEKPGVDKSVSIKVGLSKAFHEQAPELVAVLEKVNLPIDLLNQNLGRMAKERIESPKLAKIFLKEHPEVWHAWVSDDAAKKIDAAL, encoded by the coding sequence ATGAAAATGCATAAGACCCTGCTGACCCCATTACTTTGCGCAGGTTTGCTCGCAAGCGCCGGCGCCCAGGCGGCCGGCTGGTGCGAATCGGGTAAGCCGGTGAAGTTTGCCGGGCTGAACTGGGAAAGCGGCATGTTGCTCACCGACATCCTGCAAACCGTGCTGGAAAAAGGCTACGACTGCAAAACCGACAGCCTGCCGGGCAACTCCATCACCATGGAAAACGCCCTGAGCAGTAACGACATCCAGGTGTTTGCCGAAGAGTGGGTTGGCCGCAGTGAAGTCTGGAACAAGGCCGAGAAGGCCGGCAAGGTCGTCGGCGTCGGCGCCCCTGTCGTAGGCGCTGTGGAAGGCTGGTACGTGCCGCGCTATGTGATTGAAGGCGATGCCAAGCGCAAGCTGGAAGCCAAGGCTGCGGATTTGAAGAATATCGCTGACCTGGCCAAGTACGCCTCGGTGTTCAAGGACCAGGAAGAACCGTCCAAGGGCCGCTTCTACAACTGCCCGGCCGGCTGGACCTGTGAGCTGGACAACAGTGAAATGCTGAAAAGCTACGGCCTGGAAAGCACCTACACCAACTTCCGCCCCGGCACCGGCCCGGCGCTGGATGCGGCGGTTCTGTCGAGCTACAAGCGCGGCGAGCCGATCCTGTTCTACTACTGGTCGCCGACGCCGCTGATGGGCCAGGTCGACCTGGTCAAGCTGGAAGAAAAGCCGGGCGTGGATAAAAGCGTGAGCATCAAGGTCGGCCTGTCCAAGGCCTTCCACGAGCAAGCGCCGGAACTGGTGGCTGTGCTGGAAAAGGTCAACCTGCCCATCGACCTGCTGAATCAGAACCTCGGCCGCATGGCCAAAGAGCGAATCGAGTCGCCGAAACTGGCGAAAATTTTCCTCAAGGAACATCCTGAAGTCTGGCACGCCTGGGTGAGCGACGACGCCGCCAAGAAAATCGACGCGGCCTTGTAG
- a CDS encoding proline/glycine betaine ABC transporter permease — MFPESFTFSIADWVNGWVDSLVTNYGDVFRHISDTLLWAIVNLEGLLRAAPWWLMLAIVGVIAWHATRKVVTTAVIVGLLFLVGAVGLWDKLMQTLALMMVATVISVLIGIPLGILSARSNRLRSVLMPLLDIMQTMPSFVYLIPVLMLFGLGKVPAIFATVIYAAPPLIRLTDLGIRQVDGEVMEAINAFGANRWQQLFGVQLPLALPSIMAGINQTTMMALSMVVIASMIGARGLGEDVLVGIQTLNVGRGLEAGLAIVILAVVIDRITQAYGRPRHEASK; from the coding sequence ATGTTTCCTGAGAGTTTTACGTTTTCCATCGCCGACTGGGTCAACGGTTGGGTGGACTCGCTGGTCACCAACTACGGCGACGTGTTCCGGCACATTTCCGACACCCTGCTATGGGCCATCGTCAACCTGGAAGGCCTGCTGCGCGCCGCTCCCTGGTGGCTGATGCTGGCCATCGTTGGCGTCATTGCCTGGCACGCCACCCGCAAAGTGGTGACCACGGCAGTGATCGTCGGCTTGCTGTTTCTCGTCGGCGCGGTTGGCCTGTGGGACAAACTGATGCAGACCCTGGCGCTGATGATGGTCGCCACGGTGATTTCGGTGCTGATCGGCATCCCGCTGGGCATCCTTTCCGCGCGCAGCAATCGCTTGCGTTCGGTACTGATGCCGTTGCTCGACATCATGCAAACCATGCCCAGCTTCGTGTACCTGATCCCGGTGCTGATGCTGTTTGGCCTGGGCAAGGTGCCGGCGATTTTCGCCACGGTGATTTACGCCGCGCCGCCGCTGATTCGCCTGACTGATCTGGGCATCCGCCAGGTCGACGGCGAAGTCATGGAGGCCATCAACGCCTTCGGTGCCAACCGCTGGCAGCAACTGTTCGGCGTGCAACTGCCGTTGGCGCTGCCGAGCATCATGGCGGGTATCAACCAGACCACCATGATGGCGTTGTCGATGGTGGTGATCGCCTCGATGATCGGCGCCCGTGGCTTGGGTGAAGACGTGCTCGTCGGCATTCAGACCCTCAACGTCGGCCGTGGCCTTGAAGCCGGGCTGGCGATCGTGATTCTCGCTGTGGTCATCGACCGCATTACCCAGGCCTATGGTCGTCCACGGCATGAGGCGAGCAAATGA
- a CDS encoding cytosine permease, translating into MAANDTTPLIERRSIDYIPEAERHGRLLSQFTLWLGANLQITAIVTGALAVVLGGDVFWSLIGLLIGQLLGGGVMALHAAQGPKLGLPQMISSRVQFGVYGAAIPIVLVCLMYLGFTATGTVLSGQALGQLFGVSDSVGILIFASVIVLVTVLGYRVIHFIGRVASVIGVIAFVYLFSRLMGQADIGALLQIRHFSWSSFLLAVSLAASWQIAFGPYVADYSRYLPSSTSSVKTFLAAGAGSVIGAQVAMILGVFAAAMANGQFAGHEVAYIVGLSGSGAAAALLYFSIAFGKVTISTLNSYGSFMCIATIISGFRGHLRISRLQRLLFVLAIVGTATLIALLGQHSFLGAFKSFILFLLAFFTPWSAINLVDYYCITRERYDVPALADPKGRYGRWNPLGISVYVFGVLVQLPFISTKFYTGPLVETLGGVDISWIIGLVLPAGLYYLCAKKWHGTMPDQLILPVEPDSVIPVQTSGTGRAAAQA; encoded by the coding sequence ATGGCTGCAAACGACACCACCCCGTTGATCGAAAGGCGTTCGATCGACTACATCCCGGAAGCGGAAAGACACGGTCGTCTATTGAGCCAGTTCACCCTGTGGCTGGGTGCCAACCTGCAGATCACTGCCATCGTCACCGGGGCCCTGGCCGTGGTGCTGGGCGGCGATGTGTTCTGGTCGTTGATCGGTCTGTTGATCGGTCAACTGCTAGGCGGCGGGGTGATGGCGCTGCACGCGGCGCAGGGCCCCAAGCTTGGCCTGCCGCAGATGATTTCCAGCCGGGTGCAGTTCGGCGTGTATGGCGCGGCCATCCCGATCGTGCTGGTGTGCCTGATGTACCTGGGTTTCACCGCAACCGGCACGGTATTGTCCGGGCAGGCGCTGGGCCAGTTGTTTGGGGTCAGCGACAGCGTCGGCATCCTGATTTTCGCCAGTGTCATCGTGCTGGTCACGGTGCTCGGTTATCGGGTGATCCACTTCATCGGTCGCGTCGCCAGCGTCATTGGCGTGATCGCTTTCGTCTACCTGTTCAGCCGCTTGATGGGCCAGGCTGACATTGGCGCACTGCTGCAGATCCGCCATTTCAGTTGGAGCAGTTTCTTGCTCGCGGTCTCGTTGGCGGCTTCCTGGCAGATCGCGTTCGGCCCCTATGTGGCGGACTACTCACGTTACCTGCCGAGCAGCACCTCCTCGGTGAAAACCTTTCTGGCGGCTGGCGCAGGTTCGGTGATCGGCGCGCAGGTGGCGATGATTCTCGGCGTGTTTGCCGCCGCCATGGCCAACGGGCAATTCGCCGGGCACGAAGTGGCCTATATCGTGGGCCTGAGTGGCAGCGGTGCCGCGGCCGCGTTGCTGTACTTCAGCATCGCGTTCGGCAAGGTGACGATTTCTACGCTGAACTCCTACGGCAGCTTCATGTGCATTGCCACCATCATCAGCGGCTTCCGGGGCCATCTGCGGATATCGCGCCTGCAGCGTCTGCTGTTCGTACTGGCGATTGTCGGCACGGCCACCCTGATCGCACTGCTCGGTCAGCACTCGTTCCTGGGCGCGTTCAAGTCGTTCATCCTGTTCCTGCTGGCGTTCTTCACGCCTTGGAGCGCGATCAACCTGGTGGATTACTACTGCATTACCCGCGAGCGCTATGACGTGCCGGCGCTGGCCGATCCCAAAGGTCGCTATGGCCGCTGGAACCCGCTGGGCATCAGCGTCTATGTATTCGGCGTGCTGGTGCAACTGCCGTTCATCTCCACCAAGTTCTATACCGGCCCGCTGGTGGAAACCCTGGGTGGCGTGGACATCTCCTGGATCATCGGCCTGGTGCTGCCAGCCGGCCTGTACTACCTGTGCGCGAAAAAATGGCATGGCACGATGCCTGATCAACTGATCCTGCCGGTCGAGCCGGACAGCGTTATACCCGTGCAAACAAGCGGGACCGGTCGCGCTGCGGCGCAGGCCTGA
- the hutH gene encoding histidine ammonia-lyase — translation MSQATKITLADTPLRWQDVVAVARHGAVLELSGHAWARIDNAQAIVQCIVASGERAYGVNTGLGALCNVSLQGEQLSQLSRNTLLSHACGVGPVLSDEQTRAIICAAIVNYSHGKSGLHPQVVQALLALLNHGITPQIPSQGSVGYLTHMAHVGVALLGVGNVSYRGQVVPAQAALAAEGLQPVVLGAKDGLCLVNGTPCMTGLSCLALAEAHHLLEWADVIGAMSFEAQRGQIDAFDEEIIALKPHAGMQHVGRHLRALLDGSEVIASSHGIRTQDALSLRSIPQIHGAARDQLEHATRQIETELNSVTDNPLVLGTPEHYRVVSQANPHGQSVALAADLLAIAMAEIGSVAERRLDRLINPHVSGLPAFLVSNPGVNSGMMIVQYVAASLCGQNRQLAQPAVLDNFVTSGLQEDHLSMGTNAALKLHQVLANVTQILAIEYLLAAQAFEFLKDQRFGAGTDRAWRLLREKVPAYEQDRWLAPDIAAAAQLLKDTATPNVH, via the coding sequence ATGTCCCAGGCAACAAAAATCACCCTCGCCGATACGCCACTGCGCTGGCAGGACGTGGTCGCCGTCGCTCGCCACGGCGCAGTGCTCGAACTCTCGGGCCACGCCTGGGCGCGCATCGACAATGCCCAGGCCATCGTGCAGTGCATCGTCGCCAGCGGCGAGCGCGCCTATGGCGTGAACACCGGCCTGGGCGCGCTGTGCAATGTCTCGCTTCAGGGCGAACAACTGAGCCAGTTGTCGCGCAACACCTTGCTGAGCCACGCCTGTGGTGTCGGCCCGGTGCTGAGCGACGAGCAGACCCGCGCGATCATCTGCGCCGCCATCGTCAACTACAGCCACGGCAAATCCGGCCTGCATCCGCAGGTGGTACAGGCGCTGCTGGCGCTGCTCAACCACGGCATCACGCCACAAATACCATCCCAGGGTTCGGTCGGTTACCTGACCCACATGGCCCATGTCGGCGTGGCGCTGCTTGGCGTGGGCAACGTCAGCTATCGCGGCCAGGTGGTGCCGGCCCAAGCGGCGCTGGCCGCCGAAGGTTTGCAGCCAGTAGTGCTCGGCGCCAAGGATGGCCTGTGCCTGGTCAACGGTACGCCGTGCATGACCGGCCTGAGCTGCCTGGCCCTGGCCGAAGCGCATCACTTGCTGGAATGGGCCGATGTGATCGGTGCCATGAGCTTCGAAGCCCAGCGCGGCCAGATCGATGCGTTCGACGAAGAAATCATCGCCCTCAAGCCGCACGCCGGCATGCAGCACGTCGGTCGGCATCTGCGCGCCTTGCTCGACGGCAGTGAAGTGATCGCCAGCAGCCACGGCATTCGCACCCAGGACGCCCTGAGCCTGCGCTCGATCCCGCAGATCCACGGCGCGGCGCGTGACCAGCTGGAGCACGCTACCCGTCAGATCGAGACCGAACTCAATAGCGTCACAGACAACCCGCTGGTGCTCGGCACGCCGGAGCATTACCGCGTGGTGTCCCAGGCCAACCCCCACGGGCAGTCGGTGGCGCTGGCCGCCGACCTGCTCGCCATCGCCATGGCCGAAATCGGCTCGGTGGCCGAACGCCGCCTGGACCGCCTGATCAACCCGCACGTCAGTGGCCTGCCGGCGTTCCTGGTGAGCAACCCCGGGGTCAACTCCGGGATGATGATCGTGCAGTACGTCGCCGCTTCGTTGTGCGGGCAGAACCGCCAGTTGGCGCAACCGGCGGTGCTCGACAATTTCGTCACCTCGGGCCTGCAGGAAGACCACTTGAGCATGGGCACCAACGCCGCGCTCAAGCTGCATCAGGTATTGGCCAACGTTACCCAGATCCTGGCCATCGAATACTTGCTGGCAGCCCAGGCGTTCGAGTTCCTCAAGGACCAGCGCTTCGGCGCCGGCACCGACCGCGCCTGGCGCTTGCTGCGCGAGAAAGTACCGGCCTATGAACAGGACCGCTGGCTGGCGCCGGACAT